One Gossypium raimondii isolate GPD5lz chromosome 3, ASM2569854v1, whole genome shotgun sequence genomic window carries:
- the LOC105797264 gene encoding GATA transcription factor 25 yields the protein MYGQSQPMNIPASIADNDVSASAPADSVSYDADPLDDGVGVDDVSADPLYVTSTPSDLAIVQRVDGASQLTLSFRGQVYVFDAITPEKFHAVLLLLGGSELTSGPHGVEMSAQNQRVVLDFPRGSNQPHRAASLDRFRQKRKERCFDKKVRYSVRQEVALRMQRNKGQFTSAKKSEGAHSWGSSQEDDNLADGICTHCGISSKSTPMMRRGPSGPRSLCNACGLFWANKGTLRDIPKKTQDLSLVPVQQGECETNDSNSGTAIPTTQSNVVSFSNGDGSALIAEN from the exons ATGTACGGACAGTCTCAGCCCATGAACATCCCTGCCTCGATCGCCGACAACGATGTTTCTGCCTCAGCACCGGCCGATAGCGTTAGTTACGATGCTGATCCTCTTGACGACGGCGTCGGAGTCGATGACGTCTCCGCCGATCCCCTCTATGTCACTTCCACCCCCTCTGACTTAGCCATCGTTCAACGTGTCGACGGTGCCAGCCAACTCACTCTTTCCTTTCGTGGCCAGGTCTATGTTTTCGATGCTATTACTCCCGAGAAG TTCCATGCGGTGTTATTACTTTTGGGTGGAAGTGAACTGACTTCAGGTCCCCATGGTGTTGAAATGTCAGCTCAGAACCAAAGG GTTGTTTTGGACTTTCCGAGAGGATCTAACCAACCGCATAGAGCAGCCTCTTTAGATAGATTTCGTCAGAAGAGAAAAGAGCGATGCTTTGATAAAAAAGTCCGGTATAGTGTTCGTCAAGAAGTTGCTCTTAG GATGCAGCGTAATAAGGGTCAATTTACATCTGCTAAGAAGTCCGAAGGAGCTCACAGCTGGGGTTCTTCCCAGGAGGATGATAACTTAGCTGATGGCAT ATGTACACACTGTGGCATTAGCTCAAAGTCCACTCCAATGATGCGACGTGGTCCATCTGGTCCAAGGTCTCTATGCAACGCATGTGGACTTTTTTGGGCAAACAAG GGAACTTTGAGGGATATTCCCAAGAAAACTCAGGATCTCTCCCTAGTTCCTGTTCAACAG GGAGAATGTGAAACAAATGACTCAAATTCTGGAACTGCTATCCCTACTACACAAAGCAATGTAGTTTCTTTCTCAAATGGTGATGGCTCGGCTCTAATTGCCGAGAACTGA